The proteins below are encoded in one region of Clostridium estertheticum:
- a CDS encoding DUF3783 domain-containing protein, translating into MDLINEKVILAYGLTGAEEEKFNDLLVKQNILPCRVIEKNMGNVTIREVLRDVKKTEGNTELPNEKLLIFSNFADKELYELIDDIRQIKSSDTILAAVTPTSINWTVSYLMHHLIAEREAYKKSK; encoded by the coding sequence GTGGATCTTATTAATGAAAAAGTTATCCTTGCATATGGACTAACTGGTGCAGAGGAAGAAAAATTTAATGATTTACTAGTAAAACAAAATATATTACCTTGCAGAGTAATTGAGAAAAATATGGGTAACGTAACAATTAGGGAAGTATTACGAGATGTTAAAAAAACAGAGGGTAATACTGAATTACCTAATGAAAAATTACTTATATTTAGTAACTTTGCAGATAAGGAATTGTATGAGCTAATTGACGATATAAGACAAATTAAAAGCAGCGATACAATACTTGCAGCAGTTACACCAACATCTATTAATTGGACAGTTAGCTATCTTATGCATCATCTTATTGCAGAAAGAGAAGCTTACAAGAAAAGTAAATAA
- a CDS encoding PucR family transcriptional regulator encodes MYNFTEFLKNLSHSSKIPFNVVTQDGNSLYISDLDIKNSHITSFTILLGRVTGIISLEKQYENCTALLKYTIENKYTQLFLSKEQAVIDILENREISIDNININLPFLKNGCYVILISVNGSKYEALSIIKQIYDNEEVVSLIYNDNIIVIGEFAEVQQHIESIKESIASDLYCECYVSYGDINYDINGIKKAYNDAAECMILGKKFDIKDHIFNYNKMLFEKIVYNVDAKIKQELLYMLKDKFDAFDSQMIVTIEQFVDCGLNISDAARKLYVHRNTLIYRLDKIKKETNFDIRDFKDASVFLIAFLIWKGNKVE; translated from the coding sequence ATGTACAATTTTACTGAATTCTTAAAGAATTTAAGTCATTCTTCAAAAATACCATTTAATGTAGTTACGCAGGATGGTAATTCACTATATATTAGCGACTTAGATATTAAAAATTCACATATAACTAGCTTTACTATTTTGCTTGGAAGAGTTACAGGCATAATTAGTTTAGAAAAGCAGTATGAAAATTGTACAGCTTTGCTCAAATATACTATAGAAAATAAGTATACTCAACTTTTTTTATCTAAGGAACAGGCAGTTATTGATATCCTAGAGAATAGAGAAATTTCAATTGATAACATTAATATAAATTTACCTTTTCTTAAAAATGGATGTTATGTCATATTAATAAGTGTTAATGGAAGCAAGTATGAGGCTTTAAGCATTATAAAACAAATATATGATAATGAGGAAGTCGTGAGTTTAATATATAACGATAACATTATTGTAATTGGTGAATTTGCTGAAGTACAGCAACATATAGAAAGTATTAAGGAGTCTATCGCATCTGATTTGTATTGTGAATGTTATGTAAGTTATGGTGATATAAATTATGATATAAATGGAATTAAGAAGGCATATAATGATGCAGCCGAGTGCATGATACTTGGTAAAAAGTTTGATATAAAAGATCATATATTTAATTACAATAAGATGTTATTTGAGAAAATTGTATATAATGTAGACGCTAAAATTAAGCAGGAACTGTTATACATGTTAAAAGATAAATTTGATGCTTTTGATAGTCAAATGATAGTAACTATTGAGCAATTTGTAGATTGTGGTCTTAATATAAGTGACGCTGCTAGAAAGTTATATGTGCATAGGAACACCTTGATTTATAGGCTAGATAAGATTAAGAAAGAAACAAATTTTGATATTAGAGATTTTAAAGATGCATCAGTGTTTCTTATAGCATTTTTGATATGGAAAGGAAATAAAGTAGAGTAA
- a CDS encoding radical SAM protein produces the protein MINKNTKKLYDSTSLDILKKCNLCPRKCFVNRLDGELGYCNASQYIKVAKVSLHYWEEPCISGELGSGTIFFSNCNLKCVFCQNYKISHDGYGRTISITRLSEIFLEQQRRGALNINLVTPTHYVPQIIESLKLAKQNGLSIPILYNSNGYENIDTIKSLKGFIDVYLPDLKYYADKYALKYSKAPNYFNTASKIITEMVSQVGKVKFDDNGIIQKGVIIRHLMLPGLLFDSKKVIDFINTTFNDDVYISLMNQYTPLHVETEFPEINKPLNQDHYDALINYCLNLGITKCFIQDSGTSSPDFIPNFNLSGI, from the coding sequence ATGATAAATAAAAACACAAAAAAATTATACGACTCAACCTCTCTAGACATATTAAAAAAATGCAATTTATGTCCTAGGAAATGTTTTGTTAATAGATTAGATGGTGAATTAGGCTATTGCAACGCTTCTCAGTATATAAAAGTAGCTAAAGTTTCCTTGCATTATTGGGAAGAACCTTGTATTTCAGGTGAATTAGGTTCTGGCACTATATTTTTTTCAAATTGTAATCTGAAATGTGTATTTTGCCAAAATTATAAAATAAGTCATGATGGCTATGGAAGAACAATATCTATAACTCGCCTTAGTGAAATCTTTTTAGAGCAGCAGAGAAGGGGGGCACTCAACATAAATTTAGTTACGCCAACTCACTACGTCCCCCAAATAATAGAGTCCTTAAAACTGGCTAAACAAAACGGTCTTAGTATTCCTATTCTCTATAATTCAAATGGATATGAAAATATAGACACGATTAAGTCACTCAAAGGATTCATTGATGTTTACCTCCCAGACTTAAAATATTATGCAGACAAATATGCTCTTAAATATTCAAAAGCACCTAATTATTTTAATACTGCAAGTAAAATTATTACTGAAATGGTCTCACAAGTAGGGAAAGTGAAATTTGATGATAATGGGATAATTCAAAAGGGAGTAATAATTAGACATCTAATGCTGCCTGGCTTATTATTTGATTCTAAAAAAGTAATAGACTTCATAAATACTACCTTTAATGATGATGTTTATATTAGCTTAATGAATCAATATACCCCCCTACATGTAGAAACTGAATTTCCTGAAATAAACAAGCCACTAAACCAGGATCATTATGATGCTTTAATAAACTACTGCCTAAACTTAGGGATAACAAAATGTTTTATTCAAGATAGTGGAACTTCCTCACCCGATTTTATACCCAATTTTAATTTAAGTGGAATATAA
- a CDS encoding TIGR01212 family radical SAM protein (This family includes YhcC from E. coli K-12, an uncharacterized radical SAM protein.): MENLWNDKRYFSLNYFLREKFGSKVFKIALDAGFSCPNRDGTISSGGCLFCSERGSGDFAGNRKFSITRQFEDIKIMMSKKWKSGKYIAYFQAYTNTYASIDVLRGKYEEAVSQDGVVALAIATRPDCLDNDVLDLIEEYSHKVYTWVELGLQTSSDESAKIINRGYKLHKFEEALTELNKRNIDVVVHTIFGLPGESAQDMLKTIDYVSHKDIKGIKLHLLHLMENTPMVELYKQKKLEFLNQAEYVDIICKTITMLPPNMVIHRLTGDAPRELLIGPMWSLKKWEVLNDIDNKLKELDLYQGKNFIG; this comes from the coding sequence GTGGAGAATTTATGGAATGATAAAAGATATTTTAGTTTGAATTATTTTCTAAGGGAAAAGTTCGGTAGTAAGGTTTTTAAAATTGCTTTAGATGCTGGGTTTTCTTGTCCTAATAGAGATGGAACTATTAGTAGTGGGGGGTGTCTGTTTTGTAGCGAAAGGGGCTCCGGAGATTTCGCTGGTAATAGAAAGTTTTCTATTACAAGACAATTTGAAGATATAAAAATTATGATGAGTAAGAAATGGAAATCCGGAAAGTATATTGCTTATTTTCAAGCGTATACCAATACATATGCAAGTATTGATGTGTTAAGGGGAAAATATGAGGAAGCGGTATCACAAGATGGTGTAGTGGCACTTGCTATAGCTACACGGCCTGATTGCTTAGATAATGATGTATTAGACTTAATAGAGGAATATTCACACAAAGTGTATACGTGGGTGGAATTAGGACTGCAGACGAGTTCTGATGAAAGTGCAAAAATTATTAATAGAGGTTATAAGTTACATAAATTTGAAGAGGCATTAACCGAGCTTAATAAAAGAAATATTGATGTGGTGGTTCATACTATATTTGGACTTCCTGGGGAAAGTGCTCAGGATATGCTTAAAACAATAGATTATGTTTCACATAAAGATATAAAGGGTATAAAGCTACATTTGCTTCATCTTATGGAAAATACGCCTATGGTTGAGCTCTATAAGCAAAAAAAACTTGAATTTTTGAATCAAGCTGAGTATGTAGATATTATTTGTAAAACAATTACTATGCTTCCGCCTAATATGGTTATACATAGATTAACAGGGGACGCACCAAGGGAGTTATTAATAGGTCCTATGTGGAGTTTAAAAAAATGGGAAGTATTAAATGATATAGATAACAAATTGAAGGAGTTGGATTTATATCAAGGAAAAAACTTTATAGGTTAA
- the murI gene encoding glutamate racemase — protein sequence MNNRERPIGFFDSGVGGISVLKESLKVLPNEDFVYFGDSLNAPYGIKNVNEVRKLTFKAVDFLLEKGVKVVVIACNTATSAAIDALRRKYKDIPIIGIEPALKPAVEVSRGKSVIIMATPMTLTERKFDNLMKLYNKEADIIPLPCAGLVELIENGIIDGDEINEYLKEKLKEFSHLDVAAIVLGCTHYPFIKKELIKIVGEKTIIIDGSIGTVNQLKRQLTRNNLLNEKKTKGIVTIYSSSTNDNTIDLSYKLLKL from the coding sequence GTGAATAATAGAGAAAGACCGATAGGATTTTTTGATTCAGGAGTAGGCGGAATAAGTGTGTTAAAAGAGTCTTTAAAAGTGCTTCCAAATGAAGATTTTGTTTATTTTGGAGACTCGTTAAATGCACCCTATGGAATTAAAAATGTAAATGAAGTTAGAAAATTAACTTTTAAAGCGGTAGATTTTCTTTTGGAGAAAGGTGTAAAAGTAGTAGTGATTGCTTGTAACACCGCTACGAGTGCGGCTATTGATGCACTTAGAAGGAAATATAAAGATATACCTATAATTGGTATAGAGCCAGCACTAAAGCCTGCTGTAGAAGTTAGTAGGGGTAAAAGTGTAATTATTATGGCAACTCCTATGACTTTAACTGAAAGAAAATTCGATAATTTAATGAAGTTGTACAACAAAGAAGCCGATATAATACCTTTGCCTTGTGCGGGCCTAGTTGAGCTTATCGAAAATGGAATTATAGATGGCGATGAGATTAATGAGTACTTAAAAGAAAAGTTAAAAGAGTTTAGTCATTTAGACGTAGCAGCTATAGTACTTGGGTGTACTCATTATCCATTTATAAAAAAAGAATTAATTAAGATTGTTGGAGAAAAAACTATTATAATTGATGGAAGTATAGGCACTGTGAATCAACTAAAAAGACAACTTACTCGTAATAATCTCTTAAATGAAAAAAAGACAAAGGGTATTGTAACTATATATAGTTCATCTACGAATGATAATACAATAGATTTAAGTTATAAATTATTAAAACTATAA
- a CDS encoding S24 family peptidase has product MSRVGDRIKQVRETKEVSQKQLGKKIGVSEGFINDIELGKKVINEKLLEKISKILGEEIEDRSVAFEDALESEERNPKLERPIAGKVNEVWNDAFSSVLKDVAIYKYDLVKAIGKKQMPIISNKVEGYAQDKVLFLEIENDDMLGFRICSGDIAFAHLTHEIENNSISLLDYNGERVLRQIKKLDSNKVLLISNRISLKTDTVPHNDIKVIAKLDSIQFKL; this is encoded by the coding sequence ATGAGTAGAGTAGGAGACAGAATTAAACAAGTAAGAGAAACAAAAGAGGTAAGCCAAAAACAATTAGGTAAAAAAATTGGAGTTTCTGAAGGTTTTATTAATGATATTGAATTAGGAAAAAAAGTTATAAATGAAAAACTTTTAGAAAAAATATCTAAAATTTTAGGAGAAGAAATAGAGGATAGATCTGTAGCATTTGAAGATGCTTTGGAAAGTGAGGAAAGAAATCCAAAACTTGAGAGACCAATCGCAGGAAAAGTGAATGAAGTTTGGAACGATGCATTTAGTTCAGTTTTAAAAGATGTCGCTATTTATAAATATGATTTAGTTAAAGCGATAGGTAAGAAACAAATGCCAATAATATCAAATAAAGTAGAAGGATACGCTCAAGATAAAGTATTATTTTTAGAAATAGAAAATGATGATATGCTTGGGTTCAGGATTTGTAGTGGAGATATTGCTTTTGCACATTTGACTCATGAAATTGAAAATAATTCTATTTCATTATTAGATTATAATGGAGAAAGAGTATTAAGGCAGATAAAAAAACTAGATAGTAACAAAGTTTTGTTAATAAGTAATAGAATTTCATTAAAAACAGATACAGTTCCTCATAATGACATCAAGGTAATTGCAAAACTAGATAGCATACAGTTTAAGTTATAA
- a CDS encoding ABC transporter ATP-binding protein → MSSLSLRHIYKIYDGNVTAVKDFNLEIEDKEFIVFVGPSGCGKSTTLRMIAGLEEISKGEIYIGDKVVNDVAPKDRDIAMVFQNYALYPHMTVYDNMAFGLKLRKMPKDEIKQKVTDVAKTLDIEHLLDRKPKALSGGQRQRVALGRAIVRNPKVFLMDEPLSNLDAKLRVQMRTEISKLHHKLQTTFVYVTHDQTEAMTMGTRIVVMKDGLVQQVDTPHNIYEHPVNIFVAGFIGSPQMNFMDVKILEQNGKIVITFNNETIVLPEDKAKIIREKAYIGKTVIMGIRPEDIDDGITFLEEHKDAILEAKVEVVELMGAETNIYMSKGDTNIVVRVNGSSMAKVGDKIKIAMDANKIHIFDKETENTLI, encoded by the coding sequence ATGTCAAGTTTATCATTAAGGCACATATACAAGATTTATGATGGTAATGTAACAGCGGTTAAGGATTTTAATCTTGAAATAGAAGATAAGGAATTTATAGTTTTTGTAGGACCGTCAGGTTGTGGTAAATCAACAACTTTAAGGATGATAGCAGGTCTTGAAGAGATATCAAAAGGTGAAATATATATTGGCGACAAAGTCGTAAATGACGTGGCACCTAAGGATAGAGATATAGCAATGGTTTTTCAGAACTATGCACTATATCCTCATATGACTGTATATGATAACATGGCATTTGGGTTAAAATTAAGAAAAATGCCAAAAGATGAAATAAAACAAAAGGTTACGGATGTAGCTAAAACTCTTGATATAGAACATTTACTTGACAGAAAACCAAAGGCATTATCAGGTGGACAAAGACAAAGGGTAGCACTTGGAAGAGCAATAGTTAGAAATCCGAAGGTATTCCTAATGGACGAACCACTATCAAATTTAGATGCTAAACTTAGAGTACAAATGAGAACGGAAATATCAAAACTACATCATAAACTTCAAACAACATTTGTATATGTAACTCATGATCAAACAGAAGCTATGACAATGGGAACAAGAATAGTTGTAATGAAAGATGGACTAGTTCAACAAGTAGATACTCCACATAATATATATGAGCACCCAGTTAATATATTCGTTGCTGGATTTATAGGAAGTCCTCAAATGAACTTTATGGACGTTAAGATTTTAGAGCAAAATGGAAAAATTGTTATTACATTTAATAATGAAACTATAGTTCTTCCAGAGGATAAAGCTAAAATCATAAGAGAAAAAGCATATATAGGTAAAACTGTTATAATGGGAATAAGACCGGAAGATATTGATGACGGTATTACTTTCCTTGAGGAACATAAAGATGCAATTCTAGAAGCTAAAGTCGAGGTTGTAGAGCTTATGGGAGCAGAGACTAATATTTATATGTCAAAAGGAGATACAAATATTGTCGTAAGGGTTAATGGATCGTCTATGGCTAAAGTTGGAGATAAAATTAAAATTGCTATGGATGCAAATAAAATTCATATATTTGATAAAGAAACTGAAAACACTTTAATCTAG
- a CDS encoding phosphatase PAP2 family protein, with the protein MEQLQKKAVTYQWKDVIKRGMFALSIPLISLTYPLINQYRGNTNDLSTFVDKLIPFNKFFILPYISWYIFIAVFSAILCIYDKEKYFKLLITLDLGMIICYIIYYFYPTYVPRPIILGTDFFSNLVLSLYEADNPYNCFPSIHVLNSVLITLYIYESEKVSKCIKAICTIMSFSIILSTMFIKQHYFADVIAGIIFAFILYFCFNNLKFNFHKDESISYIE; encoded by the coding sequence ATGGAACAATTACAAAAGAAAGCCGTAACATACCAATGGAAAGATGTTATTAAAAGAGGAATGTTTGCATTAAGCATACCATTAATAAGTTTGACATATCCTCTGATTAATCAATATAGAGGAAATACTAACGACTTATCTACATTTGTAGACAAACTCATACCTTTTAATAAGTTCTTTATATTACCTTATATATCTTGGTATATATTTATAGCAGTTTTTTCGGCTATATTATGTATATATGATAAAGAAAAGTATTTTAAACTACTTATAACGTTAGACCTAGGTATGATTATATGTTACATAATATACTATTTTTATCCGACATATGTTCCAAGACCAATAATATTAGGAACAGATTTTTTTAGCAATTTGGTTTTGAGTTTATATGAGGCTGACAACCCTTACAACTGTTTTCCTAGTATTCATGTTTTAAATTCAGTGCTTATAACTTTGTATATTTATGAATCTGAAAAGGTTAGTAAATGTATAAAGGCAATTTGTACTATTATGTCTTTCTCTATAATTTTATCTACTATGTTTATAAAACAGCATTATTTTGCAGATGTGATTGCAGGCATAATATTCGCTTTCATTTTGTATTTTTGTTTTAATAATTTGAAATTTAATTTTCATAAAGATGAAAGCATAAGTTATATAGAATAA
- a CDS encoding peptidylprolyl isomerase, with translation MNPIVTINMQDGKVIKAELYPEVAPNTVNNFISLINKGFYNGLVFHRVIPGFMIQGGCPEGTGVGGPDYSIKGEFSSNKFKNDLKHSTGVLSMARSNDSDSAGSQFFIMVANSYHLDGSYAAFGKVTEGMENALEIANVKRDFRDKPNKEQKIKDMSVDTLGIKYSEPKKIK, from the coding sequence ATGAATCCAATAGTAACAATTAATATGCAAGATGGAAAAGTGATAAAGGCTGAGTTATATCCAGAGGTTGCACCAAACACGGTAAATAATTTTATTAGCCTTATAAATAAGGGCTTTTATAATGGACTTGTTTTTCATAGAGTAATTCCAGGATTTATGATTCAAGGTGGCTGTCCTGAAGGAACAGGCGTTGGTGGACCAGACTATTCTATAAAGGGTGAGTTCTCTTCTAATAAATTTAAAAATGATTTAAAACATTCAACGGGTGTTTTATCAATGGCTAGATCTAATGATTCAGATTCAGCAGGAAGCCAGTTCTTTATTATGGTAGCTAATTCTTATCATTTAGATGGAAGTTATGCAGCTTTTGGTAAAGTAACTGAGGGAATGGAAAATGCTTTAGAAATAGCTAATGTCAAAAGAGATTTTAGAGATAAACCAAACAAAGAGCAAAAGATAAAAGATATGAGTGTTGATACTTTAGGAATTAAGTACAGTGAACCAAAAAAAATAAAGTAG
- a CDS encoding transporter, which yields MLKKTIGLIFQTAAVFIGTIVGAGLASGQEITQFFSTYGYVSFWGILVCCLIYIIVSSIIVSISLKHKLSSYTELITLVSPGFFGIITDVFTSFFLVSGAAVILAGSGALLHQYFGISKWVGILLMAIISLYTVLKDTKGLITINSFIVPTLITIIVTIFVLYLLFYKDMVSVTYIKQIASYKNNIIPAQWFFSALLYAGFNMLCCSGVLVPLSQEIKHKRVLIPGVIVGALGLTILCYLINTMLLLNIPQIFKYEIPLLYITHRFGMLMQILLLCVIFCEMFSTEVSNIYSVGKTLEKKFDISYKKAVLLILVVALPISQIGFKTLIKVLYPGFGAISFIFLIQCILFYKKTTKRQN from the coding sequence ATCTTGAAAAAAACAATTGGTTTAATATTTCAAACCGCGGCTGTATTTATTGGTACTATAGTAGGTGCAGGACTTGCTTCTGGTCAGGAAATAACTCAATTTTTCAGTACTTATGGATATGTGAGCTTTTGGGGTATTCTTGTATGTTGTTTAATTTATATTATAGTAAGCTCAATCATTGTTTCTATTAGCCTAAAACATAAATTAAGCTCCTATACCGAGCTTATAACTCTCGTAAGCCCAGGTTTTTTCGGTATAATCACAGATGTTTTCACAAGTTTTTTCTTAGTAAGTGGTGCCGCCGTAATCTTAGCCGGAAGTGGTGCACTTCTTCACCAATATTTTGGTATTTCAAAATGGGTAGGAATTTTACTTATGGCTATAATCTCTTTATATACCGTGCTTAAGGATACTAAAGGATTAATAACTATAAATTCATTTATAGTTCCAACCTTAATTACAATTATTGTAACTATATTCGTTTTATATTTGCTATTTTACAAAGATATGGTAAGTGTTACTTATATAAAGCAGATTGCCTCATATAAAAATAATATAATACCTGCTCAATGGTTTTTTTCAGCTTTGCTTTATGCAGGTTTTAATATGTTATGTTGTAGTGGAGTACTAGTCCCCCTAAGTCAAGAAATTAAACATAAACGAGTTCTTATTCCTGGCGTTATCGTAGGGGCCTTAGGCCTAACTATCTTATGCTATTTGATAAATACAATGCTTTTATTAAATATTCCTCAAATTTTTAAATATGAAATTCCCCTTCTTTATATAACACACCGGTTTGGCATGTTAATGCAAATTCTTCTACTTTGCGTAATCTTTTGTGAAATGTTTTCAACTGAAGTTTCCAATATCTATAGTGTTGGAAAAACTCTAGAGAAAAAGTTTGATATTTCTTATAAGAAAGCTGTTTTATTAATACTTGTTGTAGCTTTGCCTATCTCTCAAATTGGCTTTAAAACTCTAATCAAAGTCCTCTATCCTGGTTTTGGTGCAATAAGTTTTATATTTTTAATTCAATGCATTTTGTTTTATAAGAAAACTACTAAAAGACAGAATTGA
- a CDS encoding heme NO-binding domain-containing protein, with the protein MKGTVVATWMKTCRKLYGDDTVNNAMKSVGWNSRKIFSPVENVDDIQVKNVIGDISKNQNVPIDVLWRTIGKDNLTAFHRDFPAFFNTENVYSFLKSLFDIHVVMTKKFAGAKPPLVGITPISSREAIFTYNSKRGMFDYFLGLLDGTCEYFNEKVQIEQLDKTSDSLSLKLTFDKDIYYKKTYKINKILSLGFINNTHGKVGLFTFIVALIGAMMLIGTGDILKVLGFSIISGVASSLASFIMGRPAKLIMQTIDQINSNNYVEDGDIVTGDEYEELYKNIKKYKKGFRADFVEFKGVTDEMDTFAQNINTISSRMKDTSEDISVVVEQMADTSVSQAESTENAVLILNDNIRSLKDIVKNENDNKDELEKALEKINNSYESVNKTSKNILGTLEKFQEVKDNGIKLETKAHDITSIVSIVSQISEQTNLLALNASIEAARAGEQGKGFAVVADEVRKLAEQSKSAVEEINSNLIEFVKDINVLVDKIGDQYDILQNETKGLEDVRDISYEATMSVRTVSTAMIDTINDLDREAKSIANIYETIESLAAISEENSASSEEVSASVGTYTNEIKKLIDSIYEFKKITSSFKEDLKKYKI; encoded by the coding sequence ATGAAAGGAACAGTAGTAGCTACTTGGATGAAGACTTGTAGAAAACTTTATGGTGACGATACGGTTAATAATGCGATGAAATCTGTGGGGTGGAATTCTCGGAAAATATTTTCACCGGTGGAGAACGTAGATGATATCCAGGTTAAAAATGTAATTGGCGATATATCTAAAAACCAAAATGTACCTATTGATGTATTATGGAGAACTATAGGAAAAGATAATTTGACAGCATTTCATAGAGATTTTCCTGCATTTTTTAACACCGAAAATGTATACTCGTTTTTAAAATCGCTGTTTGATATACATGTTGTAATGACAAAAAAATTTGCTGGAGCCAAACCACCGTTAGTAGGGATAACTCCAATTTCAAGTAGGGAAGCTATTTTTACTTATAATTCTAAAAGAGGGATGTTTGATTATTTTTTAGGACTATTAGATGGTACATGTGAGTATTTTAATGAAAAAGTTCAAATTGAGCAATTAGATAAAACTTCAGACAGCTTAAGTTTAAAACTTACATTTGATAAGGATATTTATTATAAAAAAACATATAAAATTAATAAAATCCTATCATTAGGTTTTATTAATAATACTCATGGTAAAGTAGGTTTATTTACATTTATTGTAGCTTTAATTGGGGCAATGATGTTAATTGGTACAGGTGATATTTTAAAAGTATTAGGTTTCTCTATCATTTCTGGAGTAGCATCAAGTCTTGCGTCTTTTATAATGGGAAGACCTGCAAAGCTAATCATGCAAACTATAGACCAGATTAATAGCAATAATTATGTCGAAGATGGAGATATAGTTACTGGGGATGAGTACGAAGAGTTATACAAAAACATTAAAAAATATAAAAAAGGATTTAGGGCAGATTTTGTTGAGTTTAAAGGCGTAACTGATGAGATGGATACTTTTGCTCAAAATATAAATACGATTTCTAGTAGAATGAAAGATACTTCAGAGGATATATCAGTAGTAGTTGAGCAAATGGCGGATACTTCTGTAAGTCAAGCTGAGAGTACCGAAAATGCTGTTTTAATCTTAAATGATAATATTAGATCGCTTAAAGATATTGTTAAAAATGAGAATGACAACAAGGATGAATTAGAAAAAGCTCTTGAAAAGATAAACAATAGCTATGAAAGCGTAAATAAAACAAGTAAAAATATACTTGGAACTTTAGAAAAATTTCAGGAAGTTAAGGATAATGGGATAAAGCTTGAAACTAAGGCTCATGACATAACAAGCATAGTATCGATTGTTTCTCAAATTTCTGAGCAAACAAACTTACTTGCTCTTAATGCATCCATAGAGGCTGCGCGTGCAGGCGAACAAGGAAAAGGATTTGCTGTTGTCGCAGATGAAGTTAGAAAGCTTGCAGAACAGTCTAAGAGCGCTGTAGAAGAAATCAACAGCAATTTGATTGAGTTTGTTAAGGATATAAATGTACTTGTTGATAAAATTGGTGATCAATATGATATTTTGCAAAATGAGACTAAGGGACTAGAGGATGTAAGAGATATAAGTTATGAGGCCACTATGTCTGTTAGAACAGTTTCAACAGCAATGATAGATACTATAAATGATTTAGATAGAGAAGCTAAATCTATTGCAAACATATATGAAACAATAGAGTCCTTAGCCGCAATTTCAGAGGAAAATTCTGCATCCTCAGAAGAGGTAAGTGCAAGTGTTGGAACTTATACAAATGAAATTAAGAAGCTAATAGACAGTATATATGAGTTTAAAAAGATAACAAGTTCATTTAAAGAGGATTTAAAGAAATATAAGATATAG
- a CDS encoding 2-phosphosulfolactate phosphatase family protein — MKIDIIISADDIKNEKIENKTVIVIDMLRATSVIVTAMNNGCVGVIPVLTVEDASEIVRNSKEEFMLGGERNALKIEGFHYSNSPLEYTRKSIEGKTLVMTTTNGTKAIKGCSGASNILIGAMLNAKAIASRIVSLNKDVVIVNAGTYGEFSIDDFLCSGYIIDCILKLAQTELADIAVTSHYIYKNNEDIHNFIKYANHYKTIMKLGLSADLEYCCQKDIIDIVPEYKGGVIL; from the coding sequence ATGAAAATAGATATAATAATTTCAGCGGATGATATAAAGAATGAAAAAATAGAAAATAAGACTGTAATAGTTATAGATATGCTTAGGGCGACTAGTGTAATAGTTACGGCAATGAATAATGGATGCGTCGGTGTAATTCCTGTTTTGACGGTTGAGGATGCATCTGAAATTGTTAGAAATAGTAAAGAAGAGTTTATGCTTGGGGGAGAGAGAAATGCATTGAAGATAGAAGGTTTTCACTATTCTAATTCCCCACTTGAATACACCAGGAAGTCCATAGAAGGCAAAACACTTGTTATGACTACTACTAATGGGACTAAAGCTATAAAAGGATGCAGTGGGGCTAGTAACATCCTAATAGGGGCAATGCTAAATGCCAAAGCAATTGCGAGCAGAATAGTATCCTTAAATAAAGACGTAGTAATAGTTAATGCGGGGACTTATGGTGAATTTTCAATAGATGATTTTCTATGTAGTGGGTACATAATTGACTGTATACTAAAACTAGCACAGACAGAGCTAGCAGACATAGCTGTAACTTCTCATTACATCTATAAGAACAATGAAGATATTCATAATTTTATAAAGTACGCAAATCACTATAAAACAATTATGAAGTTAGGTTTATCTGCAGATTTAGAATATTGCTGTCAAAAAGATATTATAGACATTGTTCCAGAATATAAAGGGGGGGTAATACTTTAG